The region TCCTCGAAACTGCCCCTTGACACCATCCTTCGCTTTGAGCGCAGCGTAAAGAGAAGGATTTCACGCCGTAAGCCCGGTAGGGCGAAGGCGGACCAATCGTAAATTCCCACAACCGCTGCTCGAAGACTACGGCTTGGCATGCCATCCTCAGAATCAGATTTTTTCTACGTTTACATACTCGTATGTGAAAAGGATCCCTGTCGGCATTACACAGGTTGCACAACCAATTTGGCTATGCGGCTAAAAAAGCACAACATTGGCGGCGTTCCTCATACTTCAAAATACAGACCATGGAAGATCGAAACAGTAGTTAGGTTTCGAAATAAAGAAAAAGCCCATGCTTTCGAGGCTTATTTAAAATCTGGATCCGGACGGCAGTTTGCTCACATCAGTATAAAGACATCAGTATAAAGGGTCCATCAGTATAAAGAATCAGAGAATCAGTACAAAGGGGAATCAGTACAAAGGGTCAATCCAATACTTAAGGCGTCAGTATAAAGGGCGTCAGTATAAAGGGTCAATCCAATACTTAAAGCGTCAGTATAAAGGGTCAATCCAATACTTAATACTATTGCCCTCAATGGGTGCATAGATACTCTCCTTATTTGATGGCC is a window of Verrucomicrobiota bacterium DNA encoding:
- a CDS encoding GIY-YIG nuclease family protein translates to MPSSESDFFYVYILVCEKDPCRHYTGCTTNLAMRLKKHNIGGVPHTSKYRPWKIETVVRFRNKEKAHAFEAYLKSGSGRQFAHISIKTSV